The Dehalogenimonas sp. 4OHTPN genome window below encodes:
- a CDS encoding reductive dehalogenase: protein MQGYHSTFSRREFMKGLGITTAGIGGAALIAPSFHDTDELLSSAATLEYKDPWYVKEAEEPTVEIDWNTMQRFPKAKYNNFAQHLSADDAKAIQAKTKADTIKQMTDNSKPGWMLRDNAIKLLGWAGVRYRMSLANSLKEWVEGWSIIPTPTLLGVPRWQGSPEEGSLLVTQALRLAGASSIGFGEITPSTTEKMIWGQMPQNPFPALVFEGSGPKPVFDSAANKVVIPNSSRYAIVHTIRQSLDASARPGYLSDGAAGQAYDNCDIAQWRLQCFLRVLGYSSISQNIQGNGPIVGWGVIAGLGEQGRLQHLVTPRWGPMIRQSTMNIVDIPVAPTKPVDFGARRFCYTCKKCADLCPSGAIPNVTEPSWEITAKYDLVKPELFNNPGIKTWYFNHFKCNTTWQETDTYCGICQATCVFSKEDAASIHEVVKATLASTHVFNSFFIDMDNMFGYGSTPSDQIEQWWEKPIPVNGIRYENDVFYR from the coding sequence ATGCAAGGGTACCACTCAACATTCTCTCGTAGAGAGTTCATGAAAGGCCTCGGGATAACCACCGCAGGGATCGGTGGTGCAGCTCTGATTGCACCGTCTTTCCACGACACCGATGAACTTCTGTCATCCGCAGCAACTCTAGAATATAAAGATCCATGGTATGTAAAAGAAGCCGAAGAGCCAACAGTCGAAATCGACTGGAATACCATGCAACGGTTCCCAAAAGCAAAATACAACAATTTTGCCCAACATCTTTCGGCGGATGACGCCAAAGCAATTCAGGCTAAAACAAAAGCCGATACGATTAAACAAATGACAGATAACTCCAAACCGGGGTGGATGTTACGGGACAACGCAATAAAACTACTTGGGTGGGCGGGCGTACGCTATCGAATGTCACTGGCCAATTCACTTAAAGAATGGGTCGAGGGCTGGAGTATTATCCCAACCCCTACACTCCTAGGCGTTCCTCGATGGCAGGGCAGTCCCGAGGAGGGTTCTTTATTAGTCACACAAGCTCTCCGACTTGCTGGTGCTTCAAGTATTGGATTCGGTGAAATCACCCCAAGCACCACTGAAAAAATGATTTGGGGACAAATGCCACAGAATCCTTTTCCGGCCCTTGTTTTTGAAGGAAGTGGACCAAAACCTGTTTTCGACAGTGCCGCGAACAAGGTGGTAATTCCCAACAGCTCAAGATATGCTATTGTTCATACGATTAGGCAATCCTTAGATGCATCGGCTAGACCAGGTTACCTCTCAGACGGTGCTGCTGGCCAAGCATACGATAATTGCGACATCGCTCAGTGGCGCTTGCAATGTTTTCTCAGAGTCCTAGGATACTCATCCATCAGCCAGAATATCCAAGGTAATGGACCAATTGTCGGTTGGGGTGTAATAGCCGGCCTTGGTGAACAGGGGCGTCTGCAGCATTTGGTCACTCCGAGGTGGGGTCCAATGATCCGCCAATCTACGATGAACATCGTCGATATTCCGGTAGCGCCGACCAAACCTGTAGATTTTGGTGCTCGGCGGTTCTGCTATACATGTAAAAAATGCGCGGATCTCTGCCCGTCAGGCGCCATTCCCAATGTTACTGAACCTTCCTGGGAAATAACCGCCAAATACGATCTGGTCAAACCCGAGCTCTTCAATAACCCAGGAATTAAGACATGGTACTTTAATCACTTCAAATGTAACACGACTTGGCAAGAAACGGACACGTATTGTGGTATATGTCAGGCTACTTGTGTCTTCAGTAAAGAAGACGCAGCGTCTATCCATGAGGTTGTAAAAGCAACTCTGGCTTCGACACATGTTTTTAACTCTTTCTTTATCGATATGGATAACATGTTTGGATACGGCTCTACACCAAGTGATCAAATTGAACAATGGTGGGAGAAGCCCATTCCGGTGAACGGCATTCGTTACGAGAATGACGTCTTCTACCGATAA
- a CDS encoding NYN domain-containing protein, which yields MARFVFIAMPNNYSKRLILFIDYANVYQGARHSFFNQTDPHYMGQIDPMKYAQFIRDSAPAGSMRHVEQVRLYTGLPDPNKEPKTYGACLKQINVWQQAHVKVISRPLKYPSNWPMEKARQKGVDVALAIDFVALALDGKYDVGVIASTDTDLKPALEYVQQKCPYCFTEVTSWDAKSFGSFPYNTRLSIPGKNLWCTWVRKSNYDQIADLTDYNI from the coding sequence TTGGCGAGGTTTGTTTTTATTGCCATGCCGAACAACTATTCCAAAAGACTTATCCTCTTTATTGACTACGCCAATGTGTATCAAGGCGCAAGACATTCCTTTTTTAATCAGACCGATCCCCATTACATGGGCCAGATTGATCCCATGAAATATGCTCAATTCATTAGAGATTCCGCCCCTGCTGGAAGTATGCGCCATGTTGAACAGGTTAGACTTTATACTGGTTTGCCTGACCCTAATAAAGAGCCCAAAACCTACGGGGCTTGTTTGAAGCAGATCAATGTATGGCAACAAGCGCACGTAAAAGTCATCTCTCGCCCATTGAAATATCCGTCCAATTGGCCGATGGAAAAAGCCCGTCAAAAAGGCGTTGATGTCGCTTTAGCGATTGATTTTGTAGCGTTAGCTCTTGATGGCAAGTACGATGTTGGTGTAATCGCCTCTACCGATACTGACCTGAAACCAGCCCTTGAATATGTCCAACAAAAATGCCCATATTGTTTTACAGAAGTAACGTCTTGGGATGCCAAATCATTTGGCTCGTTTCCATATAATACCAGACTAAGCATCCCGGGCAAGAACCTTTGGTGTACATGGGTGCGAAAATCGAATTATGATCAGATTGCCGATCTCACGGACTATAACATCTGA
- a CDS encoding YdeI/OmpD-associated family protein encodes MAEAGLKSVEVAKANGTWDGAYTDRIAESLPEEFASLLSLNKHASQNFICFPTSSRNMYVRWIRQAKTATTRQSRINTVIKRSEKNLQPGEIE; translated from the coding sequence ATGGCAGAAGCGGGCCTAAAGTCAGTCGAAGTAGCAAAAGCGAATGGGACATGGGACGGCGCATACACTGATCGGATAGCTGAATCCCTACCGGAGGAGTTCGCCTCCTTATTAAGCTTGAACAAACACGCCTCTCAGAATTTCATTTGCTTTCCAACCAGCTCCCGGAATATGTATGTGCGATGGATCAGACAAGCTAAAACTGCGACAACAAGACAATCTAGGATTAATACGGTTATCAAACGATCCGAAAAGAACCTTCAGCCTGGCGAAATAGAATGA
- a CDS encoding CBS domain-containing protein — protein sequence MPPFWYNETVKRQSLFMSDIFKLHGNASISIDESASLKQVIGVYAADPGIRGVFLIDSKKRLSSMVSRHAIQKWAQYQLFGKWHDSPCSEFTHIVDNVPAKQVAHGTPDKLSLKLGDDLETAFDKMMMLNEDVLPVVDDDGNIIGDLSLSEILVKALDASEETLC from the coding sequence TTGCCACCTTTTTGGTATAATGAAACCGTGAAAAGACAATCGCTTTTTATGAGTGACATATTTAAACTACATGGCAATGCTTCGATATCCATCGATGAAAGCGCCTCTTTAAAACAAGTTATCGGAGTTTATGCCGCAGACCCTGGGATCAGAGGTGTCTTCCTTATTGATTCTAAAAAAAGACTTTCCAGCATGGTATCAAGACACGCCATCCAGAAATGGGCCCAATACCAACTGTTCGGTAAATGGCACGATAGCCCTTGCTCGGAATTCACACACATCGTTGATAATGTACCAGCAAAACAAGTAGCACATGGCACTCCTGATAAGTTGAGTCTTAAACTTGGAGATGATTTAGAAACCGCTTTTGATAAAATGATGATGTTGAACGAAGATGTATTACCCGTAGTTGATGATGACGGGAATATCATCGGTGATCTAAGCTTGTCAGAGATTTTGGTGAAAGCCCTGGATGCTTCGGAAGAAACGCTCTGCTAA
- a CDS encoding IS3 family transposase (programmed frameshift): MPRKSFTPEQIINHLREAEILISQGTSLAVVLKKIGVSNCTYYRWRQEYGGMKVEQAKRLKALEQENARLKKLVADITLDNAILKEAAPGKLLSPHKRRQVITKIQDKLKVSQRRACQVLGQARATQRRDKEPPDEEKRLVADVTALATKFGRYGYRRITALLRERGWRVNHKRVERIWRMEGLKVPQKQPKRGRLWLNDGSCIRLRPEHKDHVWSYDFVSARTSDGRAFRMLNIIDEYTRECLAILVKRRITSEDVIDQLFNLFILRGIPEHLRSDNGPEFTARSIRKWLADIGIKTLFIEPGSPWENGYIESFNGKLRDELLNREIFTTLFEAEVLIADWRRQYNQVRPHSSLGYLPPAPEAIMAAKTT, from the exons ATGCCGAGGAAGTCCTTCACTCCGGAGCAGATCATCAACCATCTCCGGGAGGCCGAGATCCTCATCAGCCAGGGCACCAGTCTGGCCGTCGTGCTTAAGAAGATCGGGGTCAGCAACTGCACCTACTACCGCTGGCGTCAGGAATACGGCGGCATGAAAGTCGAGCAGGCCAAACGCCTCAAGGCATTGGAGCAGGAAAACGCCAGACTGAAGAAGCTGGTAGCCGACATCACCCTGGACAATGCCATCCTCAAAGAAGCCGCCC CGGGGAAACTTCTAAGCCCGCACAAGAGACGTCAGGTTATCACCAAGATTCAGGACAAGCTGAAGGTCTCCCAGAGGCGGGCATGCCAGGTGCTCGGCCAGGCCAGGGCTACCCAGCGCCGTGATAAGGAGCCACCCGATGAGGAAAAGCGCCTGGTGGCCGATGTCACTGCACTGGCCACCAAGTTTGGCCGCTACGGTTACCGGCGGATCACGGCACTACTCCGTGAAAGAGGCTGGCGGGTGAACCACAAGAGGGTAGAGAGGATCTGGCGCATGGAAGGACTCAAGGTGCCCCAGAAGCAACCTAAAAGAGGCAGGCTATGGCTTAATGACGGCTCGTGCATCCGGCTCAGGCCGGAGCATAAGGATCACGTCTGGAGCTATGACTTTGTCAGTGCCAGGACATCAGACGGCCGGGCTTTTCGGATGCTCAATATCATCGATGAATACACCCGGGAATGCCTGGCCATCCTGGTCAAGAGACGGATCACGTCAGAGGATGTCATCGACCAGCTCTTCAATCTGTTCATCTTAAGGGGCATACCCGAGCACCTGAGGTCGGACAACGGACCGGAATTCACCGCCAGATCGATCAGGAAATGGCTGGCAGACATTGGCATCAAAACGCTGTTTATCGAGCCTGGGTCACCCTGGGAGAACGGCTACATCGAGTCATTCAACGGCAAGCTCAGGGATGAACTACTGAACCGGGAGATCTTCACCACGCTTTTTGAGGCTGAAGTATTGATTGCCGACTGGAGGAGGCAGTACAATCAGGTCCGGCCTCACAGCTCACTTGGTTATCTGCCACCGGCACCTGAGGCTATTATGGCTGCCAAAACTACTTAA
- a CDS encoding HAMP domain-containing sensor histidine kinase — MISLSRNVQSGAVKLRKRIDQLLDLAKGEVGLLKLKFAPVDLGNLLKELVSFISPSAVKKGLAIRLELPPSLPPIEGDRDYLYRVILNLLDNALKFTSNGGQVAIKAFVSGNAIEVWVSDTGVGIPKEKQERLFVPYSRVASDDAEFAGLGLGLSLCKNIIELHGGRIWIESQKDKGTTVRFTLPVVHPKQAEGEARS; from the coding sequence TTGATCAGCCTCAGCCGCAACGTCCAGAGCGGAGCCGTCAAACTTCGCAAGCGTATTGACCAGTTACTCGACCTGGCCAAAGGCGAAGTCGGCCTGTTAAAACTGAAATTCGCCCCGGTTGACCTTGGGAATCTCCTCAAAGAACTGGTATCTTTCATTTCGCCTTCAGCGGTGAAAAAGGGGTTGGCAATCCGGCTGGAATTGCCGCCGTCCTTGCCGCCCATCGAGGGTGACCGTGATTATCTCTATCGCGTTATTTTGAACCTGCTGGACAACGCGCTGAAATTCACCTCCAATGGCGGGCAGGTAGCAATTAAGGCCTTTGTATCGGGTAACGCGATCGAAGTTTGGGTGAGCGATACCGGCGTCGGCATTCCCAAGGAGAAACAGGAGCGCTTGTTTGTCCCGTATTCGCGCGTCGCGTCAGACGATGCCGAATTCGCCGGCCTTGGTTTAGGTCTGTCTTTATGTAAAAATATCATCGAACTTCACGGCGGCCGCATCTGGATTGAAAGCCAAAAAGACAAAGGTACGACCGTCCGGTTCACGCTACCGGTTGTTCACCCAAAACAGGCAGAAGGAGAAGCACGCTCGTGA
- a CDS encoding response regulator transcription factor yields the protein MKVLVIEDDPDVAEFITLALGIGWPGVEIELAESGEKGVELVGNTNPDIVTVDLGLPGMNGFEAIKNIRTFSRVPIIVLTVRGEERDIVRGLELGADEYVVKPFGQMELIARIRALMRRQQAPPDDAPVVCGRLSLDFTKRIARIGVKEAILTSTEAIILKHLISKEGVIVPHAALAERIWGASYPEAADAIKVHIRHLREKIEDNPGNPRIILTRFGVGYFLVKPG from the coding sequence GTGAAAGTACTGGTTATTGAAGACGATCCGGATGTGGCAGAATTCATCACCCTGGCCCTCGGCATCGGCTGGCCGGGTGTTGAAATCGAACTCGCCGAATCCGGTGAAAAGGGCGTTGAGCTCGTCGGTAACACTAATCCCGATATTGTAACCGTCGATCTAGGGTTGCCCGGCATGAACGGCTTTGAGGCTATTAAGAACATACGTACATTTTCCAGGGTCCCTATCATCGTCTTGACCGTCAGGGGAGAGGAGCGTGACATCGTCCGCGGCCTGGAACTCGGCGCTGATGAATACGTCGTCAAGCCGTTCGGCCAGATGGAGCTCATCGCCCGCATCCGGGCCTTGATGCGCCGCCAACAGGCGCCGCCTGATGACGCCCCAGTGGTCTGCGGCCGCTTGAGCCTTGATTTCACCAAGCGTATCGCCAGAATCGGTGTTAAGGAAGCGATTCTAACCAGTACCGAAGCTATTATCCTCAAACATCTTATCAGTAAGGAAGGGGTTATTGTCCCTCATGCCGCGCTGGCTGAAAGGATCTGGGGCGCCAGCTATCCTGAAGCCGCCGATGCCATCAAAGTCCACATCAGGCACCTGAGAGAGAAGATTGAAGACAACCCGGGCAACCCGCGCATTATTCTGACCCGCTTCGGAGTCGGCTACTTTCTGGTAAAACCGGGCTAA
- a CDS encoding response regulator transcription factor, producing MNLLTVASNREEIESLTAVFKMLWPGTAVLGANCSQEALSLVEKRRPDFLLLNMAPPSSACLDLIRDVRLFSSVPLVVVSNDPNESTMVRSFELGADDYFLKPYKPLELVLRVKAIVRRATGTTEGESMVVGLLRLHALLHRVYVGDKEVSLTPTENNILRHMMENVGHIVTYSSLAQQVWGDDYPDACSTLKVYIKRLRQKLGDDSRRPSMILNETGLGYRLVKPV from the coding sequence ATGAACCTCTTAACCGTCGCATCCAACCGAGAGGAAATCGAGTCCCTCACCGCCGTTTTTAAAATGCTGTGGCCTGGTACCGCCGTGCTGGGAGCTAACTGCAGCCAGGAAGCCCTGTCGCTGGTCGAGAAGCGCCGCCCGGACTTCCTCCTCCTGAATATGGCCCCGCCGTCCAGCGCCTGCCTTGATTTGATCCGCGATGTCCGGCTGTTCTCTTCCGTGCCGCTGGTGGTCGTCTCAAACGATCCCAACGAATCCACTATGGTCAGGTCGTTCGAACTCGGCGCGGATGATTATTTTCTGAAACCCTATAAGCCTTTGGAACTGGTGCTGCGCGTTAAGGCAATCGTCCGGCGGGCGACGGGGACCACCGAAGGCGAATCGATGGTCGTCGGTCTGCTCAGGCTGCACGCCCTGCTGCACCGGGTGTATGTCGGTGATAAAGAAGTCTCCCTGACCCCGACCGAAAACAACATACTGCGCCACATGATGGAGAATGTCGGGCACATTGTCACCTATTCCTCCCTGGCGCAGCAGGTATGGGGAGATGATTACCCCGACGCCTGCTCTACGCTCAAGGTCTATATCAAGCGACTGCGCCAGAAACTCGGCGATGATTCCCGCCGGCCTTCGATGATCCTTAACGAGACCGGTCTCGGATACCGGCTGGTCAAGCCGGTTTAG
- a CDS encoding response regulator has protein sequence MKVWAATRDSQVIDLLNTALRMRWPNSGRLIVPDVTDQEAPSQIKGCDLAIVDTCLDTVDANEIIHQIRRDSEVPVLALSSSKGDQGITARALANGADDYLFKPVEIIELIFHIESVAGIKHSARG, from the coding sequence ATGAAGGTATGGGCGGCCACCAGAGACAGCCAGGTCATTGACCTGTTGAACACCGCTCTCCGTATGCGCTGGCCGAATTCCGGAAGGCTCATCGTACCTGATGTCACGGATCAGGAAGCCCCCAGCCAGATCAAGGGTTGCGACTTGGCGATTGTTGATACCTGTCTCGATACCGTTGATGCCAATGAAATCATCCACCAGATCCGCCGTGACTCCGAGGTCCCGGTGCTGGCGCTCTCAAGCTCCAAAGGCGACCAGGGCATTACCGCCAGGGCGCTGGCTAACGGAGCGGACGATTACCTCTTCAAACCGGTTGAAATTATAGAACTCATTTTCCATATCGAATCGGTAGCGGGCATCAAGCATTCAGCCCGCGGCTAA
- a CDS encoding DUF2795 domain-containing protein: MEKPAIKVETRGAEALLEPPKMNSVTLEYYLRGLHYPAVKGEIIAHAEAGGAPDNIMDFFINRLPSRQFRSAADISFTVFVSSYMFGQD; encoded by the coding sequence ATGGAGAAGCCAGCTATCAAGGTTGAAACCCGCGGCGCCGAGGCATTGCTTGAGCCGCCGAAGATGAACTCGGTCACCCTGGAATACTACCTTCGTGGCCTTCATTACCCAGCCGTAAAAGGTGAAATTATCGCCCACGCCGAAGCCGGCGGTGCGCCGGACAACATCATGGATTTCTTTATCAACCGCCTGCCGTCGCGCCAATTTCGGTCGGCGGCTGACATCAGCTTCACCGTTTTCGTCAGTTCCTACATGTTCGGTCAGGACTAG
- a CDS encoding reductive dehalogenase, with amino-acid sequence MNKFHTTVSRRDFMKGLGLAGAGLGGAAALAPAFRDMDELTASSAQFKHPWYVKERDYDNPTVEIDWNVFQRWDRTTKVLGANLPLTATNSAHGALHPEIKQYIDLKANGRDIEYMKEKFSTYQGPSLRDYSVANASSASDKLPSPNFVGATTGVTIPTPESRGLAKWNGTPEENLQTITNAFKFFGATRVRVMEITDKSKKLFYKNSTSGMPYNFKDVEAPEEIAKTEYVIPNKAKYLILYSCLEATDYVRQAPAPTYSGYCHGHKVQANVHYFLGSMGFMHIEAGGFTPASGVGSFAGATEHSRSAMVGTSYSHGNLFRWMGRVVTDMPLAPTRPISAGIERFCVDCMTCAHGCPYESMPLGEKRWDHENPEEEKVKNYLPGYKGWRLYNFRCPRCKSCHGQCVFNGGDEALIHSIVRNTQAVTPLFNGFFANMHDVFGFGTRNPDEWWKHDVPTFQFDPTYLY; translated from the coding sequence ATGAACAAGTTCCACACCACCGTATCCCGTCGCGACTTTATGAAAGGCCTCGGCCTGGCCGGTGCCGGCTTGGGCGGTGCCGCGGCTCTCGCTCCGGCTTTTCGCGACATGGATGAATTAACAGCTTCTTCGGCGCAGTTCAAACATCCATGGTACGTCAAGGAACGTGATTATGACAATCCGACCGTGGAGATTGACTGGAACGTCTTCCAGCGCTGGGATCGCACCACCAAAGTCTTAGGCGCTAATTTGCCCCTGACCGCCACCAACTCCGCTCACGGCGCGCTACATCCTGAAATCAAGCAGTATATCGATCTGAAAGCCAACGGCCGCGACATCGAATACATGAAGGAAAAGTTCTCGACATATCAGGGACCGAGCCTGAGGGACTATTCGGTAGCTAACGCTTCCAGCGCCTCCGATAAATTACCTTCCCCGAACTTTGTCGGCGCCACCACCGGCGTCACCATTCCTACCCCGGAAAGCCGCGGCCTGGCCAAGTGGAACGGCACGCCGGAAGAGAACCTGCAGACCATCACCAATGCCTTCAAGTTCTTCGGTGCTACCCGCGTCCGCGTCATGGAAATTACCGACAAGTCCAAGAAGTTGTTCTACAAGAACTCCACCAGCGGCATGCCCTACAACTTCAAGGATGTCGAGGCTCCTGAAGAAATCGCCAAAACCGAGTATGTGATCCCCAACAAGGCCAAATATCTTATCCTCTATTCCTGCCTTGAAGCTACAGATTATGTCCGCCAGGCGCCGGCGCCCACCTACTCCGGCTACTGCCACGGCCATAAAGTCCAGGCCAACGTTCACTACTTCCTAGGCTCGATGGGTTTCATGCATATTGAAGCCGGCGGCTTCACCCCGGCCTCTGGCGTGGGTTCCTTCGCCGGCGCCACCGAGCACTCGCGCTCGGCGATGGTCGGCACCTCCTACAGCCACGGCAACCTCTTCCGCTGGATGGGACGTGTCGTCACCGATATGCCCCTGGCCCCGACCCGGCCGATCTCAGCCGGCATCGAGCGCTTCTGCGTTGACTGTATGACCTGCGCCCACGGCTGCCCTTATGAGTCCATGCCGCTGGGTGAAAAGCGCTGGGATCATGAGAACCCGGAAGAAGAGAAAGTCAAGAACTACCTGCCCGGCTACAAGGGCTGGCGCCTTTACAACTTCCGCTGCCCGCGCTGCAAGTCCTGCCACGGCCAGTGCGTCTTCAACGGCGGCGATGAAGCCCTGATCCATTCCATCGTCAGGAATACCCAAGCCGTCACCCCGCTGTTCAACGGCTTCTTCGCAAATATGCATGACGTGTTCGGCTTCGGCACCCGCAACCCTGACGAGTGGTGGAAGCACGATGTCCCGACCTTCCAGTTCGACCCGACCTACCTTTACTAA
- a CDS encoding adenosylcobalamin-dependent ribonucleoside-diphosphate reductase: MVIDIIKETKPALTPNALRVLEKRYLRRNRRGELIETPEEMFRRVAQAVAAAELIYDPLADTDIMAGEFYRLMTSLEFLPNSPTLLNAGTAVGQLSSCFVLPVPDSIEETFDAMKYTALIHKSGGGIGFDVSKVRPRGAAVGEHLDAAGGPVALIHVIAGAADYIRQGGVRRGCNSVVMSVSHPDILHFIKAKSDPNVLTNFYNSVSVSDDFMTRVRSGSDYALIDPNTGEETGRLNARSVFARIVDQAWRTGDPGLVFTDRVNRDNPTPTLGRMETVTGCGEQALLPYESCNLGSINLAKMLRQTETGLEIDYEKIARVVPLAVRFLDNVIDVNKFPVAVIEAATKRTRKIGLGVMGFADMLIRLGIPYNSTKAISVAEEVMEFINDKAHEASLELALARGAFPAWKGSVYEQRGLPMRNACCTTIAPTGTLSIIAGVSSGIEPIFATVFIRNILDGENLLEVNPYFEEVARERGFFTPALIEQLVTSNHLQDRKDVPEDVRKVFVTAHRVSPQWHVRIQAAFQRHTDNAVSKTVNFPHAAARSDIAGVFMMAYEQGLKGITVYRDESRELQPLCTSETGLELVKVLFHESHKEERI; encoded by the coding sequence ATGGTCATCGATATAATCAAAGAAACCAAGCCGGCGCTCACTCCCAACGCCCTCAGGGTGTTGGAGAAGCGCTACCTCCGCCGCAACCGCCGGGGCGAGCTTATAGAGACGCCGGAAGAGATGTTCCGCCGCGTCGCTCAGGCCGTAGCCGCAGCTGAACTCATCTACGACCCCCTGGCTGATACTGACATCATGGCCGGCGAGTTCTACCGGCTGATGACCTCGCTTGAATTCCTGCCCAACTCCCCCACCCTCCTTAACGCCGGCACCGCAGTGGGGCAATTATCATCCTGTTTCGTCTTGCCGGTGCCCGATTCCATCGAAGAGACCTTCGACGCGATGAAGTACACCGCCCTGATCCACAAGAGTGGCGGCGGTATCGGCTTCGATGTCTCCAAAGTCAGGCCCAGAGGCGCCGCGGTGGGCGAGCACCTGGATGCCGCCGGCGGCCCGGTGGCTCTGATCCACGTCATCGCCGGCGCGGCTGATTATATCCGCCAGGGCGGCGTGCGGCGCGGCTGCAACTCGGTGGTCATGAGCGTTTCCCATCCGGATATCCTCCATTTTATTAAAGCCAAGTCAGATCCCAACGTCCTGACCAACTTCTACAACTCCGTCTCGGTCAGCGATGATTTCATGACCCGGGTGAGATCCGGGTCGGATTATGCACTTATAGATCCCAACACCGGGGAAGAGACCGGACGGCTCAATGCCCGGTCGGTATTTGCCCGCATCGTCGACCAGGCCTGGCGCACCGGCGACCCTGGTCTCGTCTTCACCGACCGGGTCAACCGCGACAACCCCACCCCCACTCTCGGCCGGATGGAGACGGTCACCGGCTGCGGCGAGCAGGCATTACTGCCCTACGAGTCCTGCAACCTCGGCTCCATCAACTTGGCAAAGATGCTTAGGCAGACCGAAACTGGACTTGAAATCGATTATGAGAAGATCGCCCGAGTAGTGCCGTTAGCCGTCCGCTTCCTCGATAACGTCATCGACGTCAATAAGTTCCCGGTGGCCGTAATCGAAGCGGCGACCAAACGCACCCGGAAGATCGGCCTGGGGGTCATGGGCTTTGCCGACATGCTCATCCGCCTGGGGATCCCCTACAACTCCACCAAGGCCATCTCGGTCGCCGAAGAGGTCATGGAGTTTATCAACGATAAGGCTCATGAAGCCTCCCTTGAATTGGCACTTGCCCGCGGTGCCTTCCCCGCCTGGAAGGGCAGCGTCTATGAGCAGCGCGGCTTACCCATGCGCAACGCCTGCTGCACCACTATCGCCCCCACCGGCACGCTGTCCATCATTGCCGGGGTGTCCTCAGGGATAGAGCCGATCTTCGCCACCGTGTTTATTAGAAACATCCTCGACGGCGAGAACCTCCTTGAGGTCAATCCGTACTTCGAGGAAGTCGCTCGAGAGCGGGGCTTCTTCACCCCAGCGCTTATCGAGCAGCTGGTCACCTCCAACCACCTTCAAGACCGGAAAGATGTCCCGGAGGATGTCAGGAAGGTCTTCGTCACCGCCCACCGGGTGTCGCCGCAGTGGCACGTCCGAATCCAGGCCGCCTTCCAGAGACACACCGACAATGCTGTGAGTAAGACGGTCAATTTCCCCCACGCCGCCGCCCGAAGCGATATCGCTGGCGTCTTCATGATGGCCTACGAGCAGGGCCTCAAGGGCATCACCGTTTACCGCGATGAAAGCCGGGAACTGCAGCCCCTGTGCACCAGCGAGACCGGATTGGAATTGGTGAAAGTATTATTCCATGAATCCCATAAGGAGGAACGCATATGA
- a CDS encoding DUF2795 domain-containing protein, with protein sequence MTMILDRAQTKEITAPPGFHRCLDMSVADLETCLDGISYPATKHDLVRHAHRNGAKPDILAFLHLLPENKYPQFHDIAFMAWSFLLV encoded by the coding sequence ATGACTATGATCCTGGATCGTGCCCAAACCAAAGAGATCACCGCGCCGCCCGGATTTCACCGCTGCCTGGATATGTCCGTCGCTGACCTGGAAACCTGCCTTGACGGCATTTCCTATCCGGCCACCAAGCATGACCTGGTCAGGCATGCCCACCGCAACGGGGCCAAACCGGACATCCTGGCTTTCCTGCACCTGCTGCCGGAAAACAAATACCCCCAGTTCCATGACATCGCCTTCATGGCCTGGTCGTTTTTGCTGGTTTGA